The Vicingus serpentipes genome includes the window GATATAAAACGTTAGCATATATCATTCCAAAAAATACTTTTGGTAAATATTTGACCAAATTCAATCTGTATAGAGACTCTATTAGCTTGCAGGAGGTTGAAATATTTCCTTGGCCATCTTATGCTGATTTCAAAAAAGCTTTTGAAGAACTAAATTTTAAAGATCAAGAAATTAAAATGAAAGGTGTAAAAATGTACCAAGATCGTAATATAGAACCTTTTGAATTTAATACTTTACACATATTAACTAATCCACTATCTTTTATGTATGACAAGCTACTAGATAAGGAAGCAAAGTTAAGACGCAGAATTGATAGAAGAAGAGAAATAATTGAGAAAGCTGCTCAAAAACAAACTATAGAATACTAATTATTTAAATTAATATTTAAACTAATTGTTAAATATTTAACTTTATTTACTATTTTTAGCACATTCAAACTAATATTTAATAAATAAGTTATGAAAGCTACGCATGTTATTGTTGAGGAAATAATTAAAAAATCGCCATTTTTAGAAGAAGCACTGGCTGAAGGAATTATTAATTTATCTTCACTTTCTCGTCAAATAAAACCAGAAATAGATGAATTAACAAACAAAGATGTTCAAATTGGAGCAATTGTAATGGCTCTAAAAAGATTGTCACCTAAATTTGATCCTAACTTAAAAATTAAAGTGAAAAAAGTTATCGGTAAGCTAGGTGATATAACTGTTCGTTCAAAAATAACTTATTATACTTTTAATAATTCTGAAACTCTAATCGAGAGACAAGCAGTCCTTTTAAATACAATTAAAAGTAAAAAAGATATATTCTTCGCTTTTTCTCAAGGAGTTTATGAAACCTCTATTATATTAAGTGACTCAGATTTTGATGGATTTGACGATATTTTTAAACATGAAACTTTAGTTCAAAAAACAAATGGTCTATCCTCCCTTACAATAAAACTACCAAGTGAAAATGCTGATGTATCAGGAATATATTATTTCATTTTAAAGAAAATTGCTTGGGAAGGAATAAACATTTTAGACATTATTTCAACGATGCATGAATTTACAATTATAGTTGATGATGAAAGTATAGATAGAGCTTTTACAATCCTTAAAAACTTAAATAAAAACAACTAATCTTCTTTTCCTTCATGAAAGTGCCTAGCTACTTCTTCAAACTTGATGTGTTTAGATTCATCTATGATGTTTAAAGGCTTACAAACTCCCTCTCTACAACTATAGCATTTTAGTTTATCTCTAAATACAGCTGATTTATATATCGATTTACCTAATAACATCCTTGCTGCTTCCTGCACACCTTCAACAATAGATGGATGAGGATGAATCATATGAGCTAGCTCGTCAATACCTTTATCCATATACATCAACAATGCTATACTTTGTATTGCAGATGAAGCATGATAACCTGCAGCTCTCATTCCTAATATTTTCATTTCATCATCATCTGAAACGATAAGTTTAAAGAACCCTTCTGTTTGCCTCATTGTTATTGCTCTTGCGATTGTTGAGTAATCAACCTTTGCAACTCTA containing:
- a CDS encoding carboxypeptidase-like regulatory domain-containing protein, with product MKQNILFITLFTLCHFIASAQIDTTYILSGTIVNGNKNTPLIGAHITSSSNLGTKTDQQGSFELIVTENDTLIISYIGYKTLAYIIPKNTFGKYLTKFNLYRDSISLQEVEIFPWPSYADFKKAFEELNFKDQEIKMKGVKMYQDRNIEPFEFNTLHILTNPLSFMYDKLLDKEAKLRRRIDRRREIIEKAAQKQTIEY
- a CDS encoding aspartate kinase, with product MKATHVIVEEIIKKSPFLEEALAEGIINLSSLSRQIKPEIDELTNKDVQIGAIVMALKRLSPKFDPNLKIKVKKVIGKLGDITVRSKITYYTFNNSETLIERQAVLLNTIKSKKDIFFAFSQGVYETSIILSDSDFDGFDDIFKHETLVQKTNGLSSLTIKLPSENADVSGIYYFILKKIAWEGINILDIISTMHEFTIIVDDESIDRAFTILKNLNKNN